The genomic interval TTAAAAAGAACAATGGTTCTATTAGTGTACCATCTGGAGCGACTTCGGATTTCCCCATCATTCCGGTAACTAGACAAATGATTCCCAAAAAAATTGGGATAGAAACTAATTTTAACCACGCTGATAATCCTTTCTGTCTCACAAAAATCCTCCTCTTAGCTATCTACGAAAATAATATCGTCAATATCCATGTAAGTCAACATAAAACTATCGTAAAACAATAAATATTTGTTGTTTTAATCTTTTTCTATGCTCTACACTTTCCTATTTATAAGCTCTCGCTCAAATCGTTTAGCTCAACGCCACAAATCCGTAACAACTTGCTCATTGTGCATCATTGCCCATTGGGCAATAATATAAGTAGGGAATATTTTTGAAAAAGCTTCCATTCTATTTGAAAAGGGGTGAACGCTTAAGCGTTACATGATGAACAAACAAAGCCTACGCGATATCAAAAGAGAAGCAACCGCAAATGCGCTTGCCGATGCAGCTTTCGCTCTTGCTCTGGAAAGGGGAATGGATGGTTTTGTCGTCGAAGATGTCGTGCAACGCGCCGGTTACTCCAGAAGAACGTTTGCCAACCACTACTCCTGTAAAGAGGAAGCGATAGCTTCAGCAGCTCTCATCTTTAAAGGCGCCGACGAAATTGGGAATTGGATCAAAAGCTTAAACGAGGACATGTCCCCACTCGACATTCTTCACCAGTTGATGAAGCTGCATCTGACAGGAGAACATATTGGAAAACTGCGGCAGCTTGTATCATTTTCGAGGCAACACCCTACGCTTGAGCCTTACATCTTAAGCGGACTGCGCCGTTTGCAAATTATGGCTCAGGAAACTTTAGATGAGTTTTCCCATGAACGATATCCCGATGGGTATACCCACCTCCTCGCCGGAGCTGTTTATGGAGCCATGCTCCCCATACTGGATGGCAGCCTGAGTGTGCTGTTACCAGGTCAATCCGTCGCCGAGACCCCAGAGGCCGTAACGTTCGATCAATATTTAGACACCATGTTTGGTTACTTGCGAAACGGATTTTAGTACACGACCTCACGTTATTTCTACATGCAAAGGAGAATCATTAACAGATGTCAACTTTTCTGTACAGATTGGGTAAGTCAGCCTATACCAAGCCGTGGTATTTCATTATTAGCTGGATCGCAATTCTCGGAGTTGTACTCGCTATACTCGGAGTCAATGGAATCCATGTAACCTCCGATATGAAAATTGAGGGAACGGAATCGCAGAAGGTATTGGATCAGTTGTCAGCGGAACTGCCAGAAGCTTCAGGCGGACAAGCCAGCATCGTATTTACGGCTCCCAAAGACGAACGACTAGATACACCAGAGCGTTTGAGCGCCATTACTAAAGCTGTTAATGATGTTTATAACCTTGAATATGTTATTAATGCTGCTGAATTGGCTGCTAAAGCCGGCGCTTCAGCTTCAGAAAACGCTCAAGGGAGTGCACCACAACAAGGGGACGGAACAGCGCAAGCAACCACAGGTGAATTACCTCCCTTCGGCCCTCTAATGGTCAACGGTGTTCCGGTACCTGGCGTGATGCTTGCCTCTGACGGCAGCGTTGCCCTGTTCCAATTCCAATTCACCGTTCAGCAAATGTCACTTCCTGAATCGGTACCCGATTCCGTCATCGATGCCGCCATGTCTGTTGAACAAACGGGTATTCAAGCATTGCCAAGCGACTCGCTGTCAACTAAACCTTCCATTGGTTCGACAGAAGCTATCGGTATTGCCGTAGCTGCCGTTGTGCTATTCATGACACTTGGTTCGGTTGTTGCTGCTGGCTTGCCGCTTCTAACTGCCTTAATGGGAGTAGGAATTAGCGTAGGAGGAGCATACGCCTTCTCAAAATTCATCCATATGACTGATCTCACTCCTGTTCTAGCGCTTATGGTTGGGCTTGCCGTCGGAATTGACTACTCGCTGTTTATCGTAAATCGTCAACGCCGCATGATTCTTGATCAGGGATTAAGTGCGCGGGAAGCAGCCAGCAGAGCAGTCGGCACAGCCGGAAGTGCAGTGTTTTTCGCTGGCTTGACCGTTATTATTGCTTTGTGCGGCATGCTTGTCATCGGAATTGGCTTCTTGTCTGCCATGGCGCTTGTTGCTGCTTTGGCTGTCCTCGTCAATGTTCTGGTTGCTTTAACTCTGCTGCCGGCACTGCTAGGTCTGCTGGGTGAACGCATCTGCTCAGCAAAAGCGCGTACGAAGAGCAGCACCCAAACGAAGAAAACTGCTCAAGGGTTCGCACACCGCTGGGTAACAGCAATAGCGAAAGGCCGCTGGCTAATTATTGTTGCTGTTATTGTTATTCTTGGCGCAGCAGCACTACCAGTCGCAAAAATGGAAATGGGCATCCCATCAGGAGCCACGGCTAACTTAGATACACCATCAAGGCAGAGCTACGACGCCATTTCAAACGGTTTTGGCGAAGGCTTCAATGGCCCGTTGCTCCTAGTAGCAAAACCAAAAGGCGCATCGGACAAAGTGACGCCGGAATTGCTGAATGGTCTAGTTCAAGATCTAGGGAAGCATGAAAATGTTTCGCTTGTGACACCTATGGGCGTAAACAAAACCGGAGATATGGCGATTATTAGCCTCATCCCAAAAACAGGTCCAACGGATGCAGAAACCAAAAACCTAGTTCGTGAGATTCGAGCTTCTGATTCCAGCATGGCGCTAACGTATGATGTCACGGTTGGCGTAACTGGGTTCACAGCAATTAACATCGATATGTCATCGAAGCTGGCTGAGGTGTTCCCTCTCTACGTCGGCATTATCGTTATCCTATCGCTTATTATTCTGCTGCTCGTGTTTCGCTCAATCATCGTTCCACTCAAAGCTACGGTTGGATTCCTTCTCAGTGTGCTCGCCACATTCGGGATTACTACGGCCGTATACCAATGGGGATGGCTTCACTCCCTCTTCGGCTTTGATACCGGCGGTCCGCTGCTCAGCTTTATGCCGATTATGGTTACGGGCATTCTTTACGGTCTTGCGATGGATTATCAAGTGTTCCTCGTCAGCTCCATGCGCGAGTCTTACGTACATGGTCATCACGGAACAGAGAGTGTCGTTCACGGCTACAATCAGGCCAGCCGTGTAGTAGTAGCCGCTGCCGTGATAATGGTGTCCGTGTTCGCAGGCTTTATTTTCGCGCATGATATTATGATTAAGCAGATCGGTTTTGCACTCGCAATCGGCATTCTTATTGACGCCTTTTTCGTCCGCATGGCGCTTGTCCCAGCTGTCATGGCTGTCTTCGGCGACAAAGCTTGGTGGCTGCCGAAATGGCTAGACCGCATGCTGCCGAACCTGGATGTCGAAGGTGATAAGCTTCTAGCTGAACTGAAGAGCCAGGAGAGCGCTGCTACCATTAAGGCGAAACCTCGTCGAGCATATTGATTCAATTTTCGCTATATTGATTTACAAAAAAGGCAAACCAGATCATCTGGTTTGCCTTTTTTCGCATATGATCCCAAAGTCATGCATCAGGAATTGTAGAAGAATTATTGATCCAATTAGATTGACAAAATTATGATTGAGGATTCGTTGGGGTATACTATCGTGTATTGAGATTAAAATTCACTGTTTTGTATATTTTACAACATATTCTGAAATATTTTTTCTCATTTGCATTCACTTCCATTGCTTTGTATAAAGTTATTAGTGTATTATTTGTCCTTAGAATACAAAAAAATAGAACCGTAGAGGACGTGTTTACATGCAAGCAAAAATTACACTTCAAGAAGGTCAACGACTAATTACGAACAAAGATTTTGAAGTTGCGATTGCTCAAAAAGCAATAATCAAACCCATGCAAAACGGCATGCAGATTCGCCCAGCATCAACCATAACAGGATATAACGACGATTCTGTTCGCATGTCAGATGGAAGCATTATTCACAGAACAGCAAATTCATTTTTCGTCTAAAAACAATGTCTACAAGGCCGATGTAAAAATCGGTTTTTTTATTTTTTTATATGACCCTTAACATTAAGGTAAACAACAGAATGTGAGCATGGAACAAAAAAAGCAAGGAAACTTCCCCTGCTTTTTTTACTTTATTTAATTGATTTATAATACTCCGCAAACACGTCAGCGAAAGCCTCTGCTGTTTGAAGATTTTCTTCCAGTGTATTATTTACTCCCCCAAATTCCAGAAGCAGGCTTCCATTAGAGACGGACTGGTTGTACTCGGCATTCCCCTGGTGGGCGCTTTTCATAAGAACTCCCCTCGATATGCCAGGATACTTCTTGTTCAATAGAGCGTTTAACGCTTCGGCGAACTTTTTGTTTTCCTTATGCGCGGGATTAGCATCACCAATGACGAACATAATGCGCGCATACGTTTTACCATTAATGACAACCGTTGTTTTGCTCCGCGGAACATCTGCATCACGGTGAATATCGAAGAAATAGGATAGTGAAGTATTAGCCTTCATCGCCTTGTCGACTGCTTTACGCGATTCAACGTAGGCTTTTGTGTAGCTTAATTTCTGTTCATTCAGTCTTTCAGTAAAGTCGGTCTGTTCCACAATGGAGGATATCCCTTTTTTCTGAAGACTCTCAGCAAGCTTCTTGCCTACAAGCGTAATGTTCACTTTGGCATCGTCGACGGAGGTCCCTTTTGAATTGCCTAATACATTTCTCCAGGACTCCCTATTATGCGTATGATAGATATACACTTTACTGCCGCTTTGTTTGTTAGTCCCCGTATTCACAACCCAATTAGCAACGTAAGCGGTTCCTCCACTAGGCAGCGATACTTTATACCAATCTCCTTCTAATCCGACGACAGGAAAGGTTTCACCAGCTCTCGCCTTTGCAACAATCTCATAATCTAAACCAGGACCTTTGCGCAAATTAGTAGTATCTACTATATTTACTATAGCTTCCTTATCTTGACCACCACTCGGCTTGTTGGCATTTTCCTGGTTTTGTCCATTATTTGAAGTAGGTTGGCTGCCACTGCTCTCAACCGTCTCCACTACCCAATTTGCAACATAAGCCGTGTTACCGCTGGAAAGAGTTACTTTGTACCATTCCCCTTTCGATCCAACGATTGGATAAGATGTGCCAGCCTTCGCTTTGGCAACAATCTCATATTCTAGCCCCGGTCCTTTGCGCAAATTGGTAGTATCCACAATTTTAGCGATTGTTTCTTTCTTTTGAACGGTTTGAGCGTACTGCTGTACTCCCTGGCTTAGCTTTTTTCCTGCCGACAAGGTCTGAATTGATGCATAGGCAGAATCCGATCCCCCTGCTAATAATGTAAGAATGATCGTTCCACCCAATAGTTGATTTCTTAATCTCAAAGCTAACTTTCCTCCATTTCAAATACTTATTCTACGAATTTCGACAGCAATGGAGGAAAATCCTTCTAAACTATATTCTAGAACGCGAAAATGAGCGTAAATTCCTAGTAGAGTCATTCAAAAGACATGACAAAAAACACCCCTAAAGGTGTTTTTTACTCTTGATGAGCATTATGGAGAACCTTACTCAGAACCTGTGGCTTTCTTGGGTATTCATGAATGTTTTTCTAGTTATTTTAACTTGTTATATTCCTCATCGGTTACGGATTTAAACCATTGAGCAGGGCCCATAGTAGTATCAAGATCAATGGCAAGATGAACAAACCAACTATCTGCTGCAGCACCATGCCAGTGTTTAATATTCGGGGGTATCTCCACGACATCGCCAGCTTGTAATTCCTGTGCTCGTTTTCCTTCTTCCTGAAACCAGCCTCTTCCACCCGTAACCAACAAAATCTGTCCGCTAGGATGGCGCAAGATGCTTGTTATTGTGCAATTATGATTAAGGAAGTTTGGTGATGATAATAATGCCAGTCATGGATAGAAGAGTTCTCAAGTCTCAAGAAGCAATTAAAACTGCTTTTATTGAACTGATGTCTGAAAAAAACTTTAATGAAATTACGATTCAAGATATTTCCGACAAAGCAAATGTAGGTCGAAGAACAATATACCATCATTATTTAGATAAGTTTGATCTACTGGACAAACTGATTGAAGAACATATAAACGAACTAAGGAAAATCTGCAAGGCATCATCAGAATTAGATTTCGTGGCAGCAAATTTAATTATGTTCGACTATTTCGAACGTAATTTTTCTTTCTTTTCGACCATGTTAGCAAGCAGCGGTGCCTCAACATTCCGAACTCGACTCCTTGAATTACTCATTGAAGAATTAGAAAATGACGTAGATATAACTCAAGGAATAAATAAAGGTTTGAATAAAGATATTATTCTTAATTTTTTTGGTACTGCTATCGTTGGAATAATGGAATCGTATATTACGAATGGAATACCTGAATCGCCGAAAGTTATGGCAGAACAATTGGGGATATTATTAGAGAGGAATTTATAAAAGAAAAGAATGCACTGCCGTTAATATTACTAAATAATGAAATAAGCAAGCTACCGTAGAGCCTGCTCATTAATGTACATCATTTAACTAGACTTCACCGTTAGCGTAATCGACCTATCTCAAAAGCTTTTTCTATTGTAGATTTGTAATTATCCCATTCAAAGTGGAAAGGCCCGATATTTAGCAATAGATTATTATGTTCTAAATAAAAATTACTCCATTCAACAATATCTGCTTCTTTATCTATAGCTACAGAAATATAACCACAGTCCAAATCACCACATTGAGGACAAATCATTATGGGATACCTATGATACTTATAATCAAAGGGATATTTAAATAAATAGTAATCAGTTATAAGCTTTTGTTGGTCAGCATTCCCATAGCCAAAAGCAGGTACTAAGTCATATTCTTTTAGCCTTTGATACAAGGACACTGAATCAATGACCAAGTCAGCAAACACTGTGTTGTTCTCTTGTTTTAAACCTACTTCACCGTATCTGCTCGTTAATCTTGTCTCTAGAAAATTTGTTCTAGTCATGACTCCTCCATTATAAACGTTAAAGTACTTATTAATTGGTTGAGCAAACGGCAACCATCATGTCAGCCGCCGTTTTTAAGCAATCGTTATCCATTAAATAAATACCTATTTTTTTAACTGTGACACTATTGTTTTCAGCTCAATTAAGTCATCAATAACTATATCTGCCTGAGAGAGTTCGTCTTCTTGTGCAAAATCAAAGTTGCATCCAATAGCGACTAAACCATTATCTTTGGCTGCATTTATATCCGATAGACGATCTCCTACTACAGCTGCGTTGGTAATACCGTATTTTTCAATAATGCTTTTAACTAAATCTGATTTATTTAGCGATTCAATTTGTTGAATACTAAACGTTTCTGTTATCCAATTATCCAAATGATAATAACTCACGATTGCTTTTAAATAATCCGTTAGACCATTGCTAGCTATGTATATTGAAAAACCATTGTCTTTTAGATAACTAAAAACTTCTTTTACATTAGGATATAAAGCACCATTCCCGCTTCTAATGTTTTCAATTAATCGTTCTAGAAAGTATGCATCCGTTTGTTCTCTTATTTCTTTGGAATGATTGGGCAACAGAGTTTCCCAAACCTTTGGTAAAGGGATACCCATAATTTCGCGGTATTTATCAATAGGTGTTGCTGTATCCCATTCATTTATTGCTCTTAACTGATTAAACGCATCTTCAAGTGATATTTCTAATATTTTATTTGTTTGAAATAGTGTTCCGTCCATATCAAAGATAAGTGATAGTGACATTTCTTCCTCTCCCTTTATAAAATACATGATCATTCCCACTTTAACACAAATCATTGAGGTTAACTGCTCAAAAACAGTACGAGGCTGCCGATTCATACCGGCAGCCTCGTTCATTTCATGCTATAGTTACCCATTAATTCTTTCTTTCCATTAATGAATATTCAATAATCTGATCCAACAGTTGACTGAATGAAATTCCCGCAGCTTTGGCGCTTTTGGGCAGAAGGCTATTTTTCGTCAAACCAGGTAATGTGTTCACTTCCATTACATAAGGAATTCCATCTTTAATAATCATGTCGATTCGGGCGTAAACGCTGCATTTTAATGTCTTGTAACAGCCGAGTGCAGAAGCACGAACCCGTTCAAAAATCTCAGGAGGCAGCTGGATCACTTGTTCATCGGCTCCACCGTCATCATACTTGGAAGAATAATCAAAAAATTCAGATTGAGACCGAATAGCGATGATGGGAAGAAGTTTACCGTTTAAAATGGAGCAGGTTATTTCCTCACCTTCGATATATTGCTCGATCAATACTTCATTATCCCATCGAAAGGTTTCTAGTACCTCATCAACCAACGTTTCTTTGTTCTTTAATATTTTGACTCCTAAACTCGATCCGCCTGAATTTGGCTTCACTATAACCGGATACCCCAGACGTTCGACATCTTCAATACTTAATTCATCTGCACCATTCAAATGTATCCAGTCAGGAGTATGGATGCCTTCATTACGAAAAAGCTTTTTGGAAATATTTTTATCCATGCTCAAGCTGCTCGATAAAACACCGCAGCCGGTATAAGGAACGCCAAGTGTTTCAAGCGCTCCTTGAATCGTTCCATCTTCACCAAACTTCCCATGAAGCGCAAGCAGAGCTACATCAATATTTTTCACTTTTTCAATGAGTTCATCTTTTCGATTGATTTCAATCGGATACAACTCATATTTTTCTCTATCCAAATTAGCAATCATTTCGCGTCCAGTCATAAGGGATACTTCTTTTTCTGATGAAATACCCCCCATTATCACTCCAACTCTCATGGCTGTCTCTCCTTCATCATTTGTTTAGCCGTATCACCTATAATTTGAATCCCTTTTATGATGTCCTCATCTGCTACTCGTGAGAAACCAAGCCGCATCGTATGATGACCTTTATTATCTGTAAAAAAAAAGTTGCCCGGAGTAAATATGACTCCTTTGTGGCGACAGTATTCTAATAAGTCATTGGTATCAAAGTTGTCTTCGAATTCAATAAAAACATGAAGCCCTCCGTCGCCTGAAAGGCGTTTTAACGGAATAAACGCTTTACAGCACCGAATGACTAATTCACATTTTCGTTTATATTCAGATTTGGCTTTCTTCAAATATTTCTCGAAGTTGCCATTATGAAGATATTGATAAAGCAAGGATTGATCTAACGTGGAGGTGTGAATGCTTCGCGCACGCTTTACACTTTCCAGATAATAAATGAGCTCTTTCTCAGCCAAGACCCATCCAACCCGGAGGCCGGGGAAAAGGATTTTCGAAAAACTGCCTAGATAGATGACACTATTTCCATTTCCGTTACATGCAAGTAAAGGGGCAATGTGGTCTCCTGAAAACCTTAGTTCCTCGTTGAACCCATCTTCAATAAGCGGGACTTGATATTTATGGAGCAGCTTGATGACTTCCATTCGTTTATGGGGAGACATCACAATACCCGTTGGATTATGATAAGAAGGTACAAGATAGGTTAAATCAAACAATCGTTCTGACAATGCTCTCTCCAGCTCCACAAGATTAATCCCGTCTTGCTCCATTTCGATACCCTCAATATCAAATCCATGCATCTTAAACAGTTTAATTGCCGCATGATGGGTAGGGTTCTCGCAAAGAACACGGCCATGTTTCTTAATCAAAGCCGATAAAATGAGGTCTAACCCTTCTGTAAAACCGTTCGTAATCAGAATATCCTTACCCTCTAGATTTACCCCTTTATTCTCCATATATCGAAGTAAATATTCCATTAAAGGCTTGTAGCCTTGTGCATATCCATAGTTTAAGATGATTTCACCCTCTATGGACATCCGATCTAAAAAAGCTCGTTTGACATTATCGAGATCAAACAGTTTCCCATCCGGTGCGATACTTGTAAAATTGATTTCTCCTGTGCTCGAACGTATCCCGTGCTTGCTAAGATCCATTTCTTCAGCAATCTTCGCTTGCTTGCTAATATTTTGCTTCCAATCAAGCTGCCATGAAGGGTCAGTTGCTGACTCACCTAATTTTTGAGCAACAAAGCTCCCTTTTCCTTTATCTACATACACAAAACCTTCGTCTTTCAAATCTGCGTATGCACTAACTACCGTATTTCTACTGACATTCAGCATAGAACTGAGTTCGCGCGTGGACGGTAGCTTCTGATTCGCTTGCAATACTCCTAAAGTAATTAAGCTTTTCATGTATTCTTTTACTTGGGTATAGGCAGGGCTGTCATCCGTCAAATTGAATTCAGTAAACATCCAATCCCCCCTAGAAATATAATGACATACATTTATCGATAAAATAAGATCCACGATGTCTGATTTTCAGCCTACCTGTGGATATGTAACACACTTGGGCGAATATATAACCCATTAGAAATATCAACAATCGCGCTCAAATGACAGGGACGATACTTCCCCATAACGCAACGTTCATTTTAATCTCCTTTAATAAGCTTCCATACCTTTTTTGAATAAACTAACCAAACCTTGTAATCCCTAATTTCTTTTCTAAAATCGTATACGCTGTCCATATCAATGTCATGACCAATAAAGGTTACCGGTATTCTTAATTCAGCTTTACTTTTTTGAATTTTTGACAAGTCAATCAATAATCCATCTCTTGTCCATTCTAAAAGAAGCGATGATATGTCCTTTGGAATATCCTGAACTTTTCTACCGGCTAGCTTATGAAGCTTAAAAGTAATCACTTTAGCTAAAAGAACTTCATAGTCATATAAGTCGCTAACATAAAGCTTGTTAAACCAGCCATCATCATGTGCAAAATAAGCAAACCTCAGCTTTGGTAAATGATGCAATGGCTCACCCATATGGCCAAAAAACAATAATTCAGCGATTTGATTGTTGCTTAAAGCATTTAAATCCTCTTCTTTGGAGAAATCTACCCAACAAAAATCTCCATAGTGGTACACGTTTTCTTCAATTAATTCATCCAATCCTTGCTGCAAAACATAATGAAGTCTAGAATGCCGATTCGTCTGTACGTTATGAAAATCATGTTTAAGAAGTATAAGGTTCTCCGGCCTATGATGTACACAGTTCATAAATTCATGAAATTCGATTCCATAGGAGCAAAAATAATTTTTTTCATGCTCGCCGCTCACATATATTAAATCCCTAATATGCTTACTTTTCTTCATTAAACATTCCCCTCAAAAGGAAAGATTGGTTCCTATTTCTATAGTACTACATCCTGCATAGGGCGTTATGCAAAACAACGCAAAAACCCCGACCTCTTTTAGGTCGGGGTTTTCACATAACTTATTTTTACTCCTATGCCAATACTATGAACTTGAAAATATAATATCTCTTTATTTACTAGCCAAAAACTCATCCAACTGGCGTTGAATCTCAGCTACGTAATCATCAATCCCTGCTGCTTTTAGCTTCTTAATCGCTTTCGGATATTCCGTTTCAAAATCGACAAAGCCTGAACGTATAGCTGCTAAGTCCTTGCCTGCTACTTCTTTTAGCGCAGTCTCAATCAATTTTACTTTCTCATTATTAAATCGGAAGCCGAGTGAAGCGGAAGTTACTGCCTCGTCATCCCACGTCTTATAATGATCAATTGATTCTTGTGCTACGTCTGGTCCAAACAATTGATAATTCTGGTTTCTAAACATCCATTCATAGAAAAACTCATTTGCAGTCAGCTTTTTGATTCTTCCATCTACAATCTCATAATCTTTGCCTTCAACGCCATAGAGCGCTAATTGATAATTTTCTTTGGATTTATAAATCCAGTTCACGAATTTTATCGCACCCTCTGGATTAGGAGCCGTTACCGGAACGCCAAGAACTTCTCCTCCTGTTGCAGTAATATAACGAGGTTTCTCAGGTGCCAGAAGATAAGTTTTCACTCTAGCATCAGGTGCATTTGCTTTTATTGCATCTATAATTTCCATTTCTTTGCCTAACGAGCCTTCAACCCATAAGTATAGACCTGTCTGCATGCGAGAATCCCGTTCATTGTATTTGATAGTCAGATCCTCTGAATAAAGCCCTGCATCATACATACTGCGGTTAAATTTCGCTACTTTTTGGAAAGCTTCTGATTCATAATAGCTATGTGCTTTTTTGCTGTCTTCGCCAAATACGATTAAATCTTCTACTGCAATAAAGTTATACTGCTCTTCTGTAAAATATCTGGTGAGAGGTTTAAAGACAATATCAGCTGGCCCTTTCATTTCCGGAAACTGTTTTTTCGCTTTGGTAGCAAAATCTTTTAAATCTTCAGCTGTTTTTATTTCGTTCATACCAACAGCCTCTAGTATATCCTGACGAACAGCTACCAGTTGATACATGGCTGATGACGGAGCATACGCCGATGGAATACCATGAATTTTGCCGTCAATTACCGCACCCTGAAACTGTTCCATCGGCAGCACTTTGAGCATATCCTGGCCATATTGCTTAATTAGATCATCCAATGGCATGCTTTGCTTCTTATTCACAATGGTAGAAAGGTCGGGAAGGCCATCCCAATAAAGATCAATCGGTTCATTTGCAGCGAGCATAATATCTTTTTGCTCCCAGTACTGAGCCCATGGCACAAAAATAACTTTCAACTTTAATCCGAGATCGGCTGCCATTTTCTCTGAAAATTCATTTCCAAGAAATTCAGTCATACGATCACTTTCGTCCCCCGGGTACAAGATGGTGAGTGTTTCGAGCTTCCCCTTTCCTCCAACCTCTTCCTTGTTGCTACACGCTGCTAGTATTGAAGTAGAAACTAGCATTAAAACCAAAAAGATAAGCATTTTACTGGATTTCATTGATA from Paenibacillus sp. FSL K6-3182 carries:
- a CDS encoding ABC transporter substrate-binding protein, which translates into the protein MKSSKMLIFLVLMLVSTSILAACSNKEEVGGKGKLETLTILYPGDESDRMTEFLGNEFSEKMAADLGLKLKVIFVPWAQYWEQKDIMLAANEPIDLYWDGLPDLSTIVNKKQSMPLDDLIKQYGQDMLKVLPMEQFQGAVIDGKIHGIPSAYAPSSAMYQLVAVRQDILEAVGMNEIKTAEDLKDFATKAKKQFPEMKGPADIVFKPLTRYFTEEQYNFIAVEDLIVFGEDSKKAHSYYESEAFQKVAKFNRSMYDAGLYSEDLTIKYNERDSRMQTGLYLWVEGSLGKEMEIIDAIKANAPDARVKTYLLAPEKPRYITATGGEVLGVPVTAPNPEGAIKFVNWIYKSKENYQLALYGVEGKDYEIVDGRIKKLTANEFFYEWMFRNQNYQLFGPDVAQESIDHYKTWDDEAVTSASLGFRFNNEKVKLIETALKEVAGKDLAAIRSGFVDFETEYPKAIKKLKAAGIDDYVAEIQRQLDEFLASK